The genome window acCATCTCAGGGGGTTTGGTGACCCTGGAGCTCAGAGCCCCTGCAAGCCTGGTGCCCTCCCCACCTTGGTGTCCTTCCCATCTTGGTGTCATCCCCACCTTGACGTCCTCCCCATCTCGCTGTCCTTCCCACCTTGGTGTCCTCCCCACCTTGGTGTCCCCACTCACCCGGTGTCTCTGTGAGCTTGGGGTCCCTATTAGTTTTGGGTCCCTTCCCATCTTGTTGTCCTTGGAGCTTTGTGTCCCCACTCCCTTGGTGTCCCTTCAAGCTTGATGTCCCCAATTGGTCAGTTGGTGACCCCACTCACTTGACATCCCTATGAACTTGGGGTCCCTGTTAGTTTTGTGTCCCTCCTGCCTTGGTGTCCCTTCAAGTTTGGTGTCCCCATTCAATTGGTGACCCCACTCACTTGACATCCCTACAAGCTTGGGGTCCCTATTAATTCCATGTCCATCCTACCTTGATGTTCCCACTTGACATTCCCACTCGATGTCCCCTCTCAGCATCCTCATGAGCACACTGAGCTCCCCTCCGTGCTCAccccttctctctccctgtccccatcATCCCCGTGCCCACCCACCCCTcatcaccccacacccccaggTGCCCCCCGGTGTTGGGCACAGCCCCGTGCTCTGGCAGTGGGCACCGACCCCCCATAACTTATACATGACAGTGGTTCCTGTATTTATTGAAGCCATCAAATTAATTTAACGCGTCCCCGCACTGGGGACGAATATTTAAGTTTACACTTTTAATATAtggatatatattttaaaatatattttaaaatggatatctatttttgctattttttttattgtattgtGTTAAagtataaattttatttatggATGCAAATATTATTTTGTACTGGAAGAGGGGCACCGaccctttatttttctatgtcAACAGATGGAAATAAAGTCTTGACCTCGGCCTGTGTGCCGATGCCTCTGTCCAGGTGTGTCCGTGTGTCTGTCCATGGGGCCCAGGCAAACCCCCAACACATCCTGTGATTCCCTGGGAGCTTTTTGGGGCCCGGTGCTACCAGGAATCCACCTAAGcatgggggtgggatggaggaCACAGTGAAAACTAAACGAATTTGGGAACTGATTGGCAATAACCTGAAAGGAAAGTGAGgtcaggaggaggaggatggagggaaACAGAGTGGGCGCAGCGTGGGACAGCGTGGGGGGACGAAGGACACAAAGGATGTGATGGGGTGTGCAATGTGTGGCTTGGGATGTGGCACAGCAGCGTGGCCCTTGGGATGGCGTGGGATGGCAGCATCAGGTGGCAGCTGGCACAGCGTGGGGTGTGGCGTGGCACAGAGTGGCACAGAGTGGGAGGAGGACATGGTGTGCCATGGCACGGGGTGCTGCGTAGCACACTGTGAGATGTGGCACACGGCACAGGGTGGGATGTGGCAGATGGCATGGGGAGACACATGGTGTTGGCACAGAGTGGGAAGGGGCACATCATGGTGTGGCAATGAGGCACACAGTGGGACGTGACAAGGTGTGGGAGGTGACATGGCAGCAGGAACACGATGGGACGTGACATCAGGCACACGACGGATGTGGCACATGGCAATGGGATGTTGCACGTGGCACGGGGCACACTGTGGATGTGGCACATGGCACATGGGAAGACACATATGGCTCATGATGGGATGTGGCCCATGGCGCACAATGGGTGTGGCACATGGCACATGGCACATGGTGGATATGGCACATGATACATGGCACATAGCACATGGCACGTGGTGGATGTGGCACATGGCACGGTGCAGTGTgaggcagcactgcctggcccTGGTACTGCACCCGGCCCCGCACTGAGCACCACTTGTCACACGGCCCCATGCCAAGCGTCACCGTGCCACACAGCCCCATTGCAGCCTGGGGACACGCTGGGGCCCGCTGCCACCGAGCACTGTCCCTGCTGAGTCAAATATCCTAAGATATTCATGTGGACATCCTAAGATGTCATGTGGCACCACGGAGTCACTCGTTCCTCGCCGTGTGCCTGGCTGTGCCGGCGGCACTGACTCAGTTGCAGGCAGCATCGCCACTGGGACGGCCACCGCCACCATTTGGGGACCCTTCGGGAACGATGTCACCATGAAGCAGCCCGAGCTGGCCCAGCACGTCACCTCCTGCCAGCTGCCATACCCCGCCGAGCCGCCCCAGGAGGAGGCAGCTTGGAGGGGCTCTGAGGGCACAGGTGGGTGACAGCCCCCTCCCTGAGACCAGGGACACCTGGGGGTCCCAAGTAGGGAAGGGGAAGCAGGAGCCCCTCTGTGCTCAGGGGAGCAGGATCTGGGCTCAGGATCTGGGAAAAGAGGGGATGAACTTGGGAATGGGCTCCAAGCAGAAATTAAGGGTCTGCAAATGCTTGTACACCTGGGGCTGAAAATGGGGCGATGCGTGGGATGGTGGCatgccagcagccccagtgaccccagcatccccatcccctcaGTGCCATGCAGGTCCAGGCACTCTCCCTGCACGGGGCTCGGGGAGGACACCCTGCAGTGGGGACACGCCTTGCTTCCTGCCCCCTGAGGTGTCCCCAAGGCCATGGGGGCCATCATCCCTCTGGGTGCCTGGCTTTGGGGTGATGCCAGCGGGATGGCACTTATGAGATGGCAGTCATAGGGCGACAGTGGTGGGGTGCAGGGGTTTGGGTGTGCGAAGATCACCCCGTGAGTCAAGGGGGAATTCGTCCCTGCCGTTATTCAGCCCGGGCTTCCCCAGCACGGGGCTGCCTCCTTACTCACACCTTACTCAGCCCGGCACCCCGCACTGGCTGGACacggggggctgctgggggcagcGTGTCCCCTGCTGGGAACAGTGTGGGACGGGGGGTTGGGGACCCCAGTGGCGCGGGTGGGACGGGGacggggtgggatggggatggagggctgTTACAGGTGAGGATTGGGCAGAAATGGGTGAGAAGGGGCTGCTCGTGTCCCCACGTCCCCGTGGCGGTGACAGCCGCGGACGGCAGAGAGCAGTGTTCAGCAGGGCAGAGCGGCCCGCGGCTCTCCTGCCAAACCCAACCCCGAACAGCCCCATTTGGGGCCGCTGCCCCGCACGTGggctccccccggccccgctccgcagCTCGCAGCCCCGCAGCACCCGGACTCACTTAGGGGCCAAACCGCCCCAAAAAACCCATCCGGCGCGTGGGAGCGGGGCCGGCCGGCCGCGGCCGGGATGCCGATAGCATTGTGTCACCGAGCGCGTTCCTATTCCCTCTTTTGGGCTTTTTCCGAGTGCATCATCCCCGGGGCAGGTGGGCGTCTGCCGGGACCCCCGATCCCATCATCCCCTCCATTCAGGGGCCACCGCTGCTAAACAAACTATTGGGGAGGTGACATCCCCCGGACGGCGTTGGCAATCTGTCCCGTGTAGGGTCGGTTTCCTACGGGATGACCTATGGGGTAAGCCATATAATAACACATCATACGTGAGCAAAGAGAAGAGTTCGGCCCAGCTCCCCGCTGCCGGGCACGTCCCATTGTCGCACGCGGGGCATTTCCCCGATTTCCTCGCTTTTTGGCCACGGAACGCAGGGCTGATTCAggcgcgggggctgcggggggtcGCGGGCAGCGGGGCTGGACCTGGCTGCAGGTGAATCAGCTCCAGCGCCGCATCCTGCGGAGAAATGCAGGGAAGAGGCAGGAAGTGGCCGCGGTGGGGCTTGCGACACCCCCACCCCGGGCTGCCCCGGAGCTGGTGATGGAGAAACACCCGTTTCCCAGGTAATTAAGTGACCCCGGTAATTAGGTATGAATTTATACGTGAGGTTGCGCACATGAGCCTCCCTCCCCGCCCCACATGGCTCCCGttatccccatcccattggcaTCTCTTTGCCCTTCCCCAGTACCCCCAAAGTGGGCTCAGCTGGGATTCCGCCAGCGCAGCAGTTGTCCCCTTCACCCCTGGGGAAGCCGTGCCACCAATAGCAGTGAcggcagccccggccccacGGCAGGGCCAGGTGGCACCACGCACAGCAGCACCCTGGGGGCAGCTCAGCTgggggacagacggacagatGGACGCAATGGGTGGCACTGCAGAGGGTCCCACCCAACCGcgctgtccccacatccccccctcTTGGTGCCCCCCGGTGGGATGCAGGCAGGGCACAGACTCACTAAACCTGACCAAATGTCTCAGGAAGAGCAATGTAGAGAGCAGCGAGGGAGACAAAGGGCAGCGCCTCCAAcctgctgccagcccagagcagggagACGGATGGGGACGGGGTGTCCCTGCTGGTGTCACGCCAACACGGGTGGCACTGGGACATATGGCACCATAGGCACGAGTGGCACTCAGATATGTGGCACAGGGGCACGGATGGCGCATGGACATGAGTGGCACAGGGGCACGgatgagctgctgtgctggtggctgctcCGCCAAAAGAGAGAGCGGCAGGGATGCTGGGGGGCACAACCGCCCCCCGACACAGCCACATCCGGGGGTCCCCTGCCCACCTCCATCCACtgaaaaatggggggggggaggaagaagaaaaagaatatatctatctatataaaATTTCTTTGCGATTTCTTTCCGTTTTAATTTCCCCTGGCTGCCCCACGGGGAAGAACCAtccggggagggggggggggagggggggcggtgggggggtgAAAGTGCTGCCGGAGCTGTGAGTCATGGCAGCACCGCGTCGGGGCGAGCGCGGCCGTGCCCCCATGTGTCCCATGCGTGGtgccacccccccacccccccaaaccccaccagCCCCCCCgcaacccccctcccccccccgccccccccacaGCCACGTGCGTGTAAAGAAAAgatactaaaaagaaaagcccGCGATCCTGGTGACATCAACTTTATCAGAAGTTTATTTCTAAGAATCATTCACCATTTCCAAGCCCTTTACTTCCTGATTTACAGTTTCAATAGAAGTAATGATAGTGtttctccctcttccccccccccccccccccccccccccccccccctcgccccccccttcctcccctttcttACAACACAAGCTCACTGCAGGACCGGTATATAAACCCAGAGAAGTCCCCCAGTATGAACATGAATTTCTGAAAACCCTCACACGCCGCCCGTCTGCGCTCGGCTCTCCGGGACGGCGCTCACCATGAGGCTCATCCCCGCAGGTAACAAATCACAgccccccactccctcccccctcattcccccccccttccccccccccccccccgacccagCTGAGCATCgctgggagctggcagcccCGCTGCCGTCCTGGCGCTCCTCCTCGCCCAACATCTGGCCGCTTATATAACTGACTCCCCAAACACTTCCCAAAGCGccggggtggggtggggttgggttgggttgggggggtgaggaagggggggggggggggggatgttgggttggtttttttttgttttgttttgggttgtttttttttttttttggcttttttttctttttttttttttttggcttttcctTCATTGCTTTACTTGGGAGAGccggggagggctgggggagcgcTGCCAAAGTGGCCGTCCCCGCACACGTGCGCCCGGCCTCGCTCTGCTTGGCTGCGGGATGGGTGCACGGAGGGGACCGGGAGCGCAGGGGGGACCGAGGAGCGGCCAGGTGAGTGCTGCCCCAGGGCTTCAGCTGAGAGAGGGCAAATAGAGGCGTCACTGCTTTACCTGGGACCTGCGGCGGCACGGACGTTCCCACAAGTGTGGGCAGTTGGGTGCGTGCCGCAGCCCCGGGGACTTTGCTCCAGGGCTCCACGTGCTCTCCGATCTTTGGGCGCGGGTTGGCGAGCGGGGacccccattcccacccctGGGAGCCACGCGTCGGTGACACCGAGCTTGGAAAAGGGGGATGGCGATGGGGACACCCACGCCGGGCGGCCTCCCCGCTGACACCGATATGGGGGTCGCGGCACCCCGTTGTCACCCCTGTTGGGACGCGGTGACCCAGCGCTCACCCGTGCCACGCTCTCCCATCCggtgcctccagcagcagttGCGCCCGCTCTGCAGatggagaaactgaggcagcGCTGCGGCCGCAGGGCAGGTTTCCTTGTGGGCGCCCCTGCTGAGTCAGTAGGGCCGGGGTGGGGCCTGGCTCCTGCTGCGCCCGGCTGGGATAACGGGGAGGAAATCGCAGTTGCATACTTGATTACAACCCACAGGTCACCAGCGGGGCTGCTGCTTGTGAAATGTGGCAATGCCACCGGGTGGCCCGTGGGGACGGGAGGAGGGGGAGCCCCAGCCGGGGGGCAGGTgaggggcgcggggccgggggggatgtgtggggctgcaggggggacGCATGGGCTCACCGACGTCGGTTTGTCCCCACCAGGTGTCGTGCCCTTCgtggccctgctgctgctgcagaggaggcCGGTGTCCGGGCGGGCGCTGCTGGGGACGAGCTCTGCGTGTCCCACCAACGGGCTGTGCCGGGCCAATGTCCTGGAGCAGACCCGCAGGCAGGTCGCACTGCTCAACGCCACCGCGCAGGACCTCTTCAGCCTCTATGTGAGTGACACCAGGATGATGGCATGGGGTGGCCacggtggggctgtggggtggtgcAGTGGGGACCGGGATGGCCACggtggggacagagggacaggGAGTGACGCTCGCTGTCCCCGCAGCTGAAGTGCCAGGGAGAGCCATTCAGCAGCGAGAGCGACCgcctctgcagccccagtggCATCTTCTTCCCCCCCTTCCACGTCAACCGGACCACCGAGAGGAAGGAGGTGATGGTGGCCATGTACAAGCTCTTCGCCTTCCTCAACGCCTCACTGGGGAACATCACCCGCGACCAGGAGGAGCTCAACCCCATGGCCAAGGAGCTCCTCAACCGCCTCCACAACACCACCAAAACCACGCGGGGCCTCATCTCCAACCTcacctgcctgctctgcaagcaCTACAACATCTTCCAGGTGGACGTGAGCTACGGGGAGAGCAGCAAGGACAAGAGCGCCTTCAAGAagaagcagcagggctgccaggtGCTCAGGAAGTACGTGCAGGTCATCGCCCAGGCTGCTCGTGTCCTCCTACCTCACCTCAGCCCCGCGTGAGCCCCGGCCCCCGCGCCACGCTGCCACCGGGACAGCGGACATCTCCTTGCACCCGTCTCACAGATGGGCACGGCGAGGCCCCGCCACCTCCTCACCTCTCGCCTTCCTATTTATTACCTCCTGCTGATGCTGCACCGGATCCGGGCCATCCCATGCTTTAATTTATTTCCCCGTTCAGGGGAGGACGCGGGcatggggctctgtgccccGCACCATGGAGCCCCGTGGGGATGCTCAGCCCCACGGCCCGGGGCTCATCACAGACATTGTGAAAAATCAGGAGGAGGCGACCCGCTCCCAGCGGATACCCTCCAGCATCCAACAAAAGGGATTTTCCCCTTTTGGATGCACTCGCGCCCACCGCAGCCAGCAGGGACGCCGGGGACGCGCTCCCACCATACGCTATGGGGCCGGCACCCCTACAGTGGGGCTGAACTGGGGGTGTGCGGTGGCCAGGGCTGGGTCCCGCCACccagtggggacagggatgcGGTGCCGGGGAGCACCCATGGATGTTCGCATGGCCCGCTGGCACAGACGGGGTCTCGGCCAGCGTGGGGACTCAGGGGCCGAGCCTGGGGAGGTGGCAGGAGGCGCTGGCTCGTCCCTGGCGCcggggcggggggccgggggTATTTATAGGCTCTGGACCTGGTGTttaataatattattattaataataataattaataagaTTTTTGGtaatatatatagagagagaattctatttaaatatttatttttttatacttcTTCCCTCCCAGTTGTTTcgttgtgttgtttttgtttttttttttaaataaaccaaGAGAAAGTGACCCTCTCTGGCTCCTCTTTGCTCCACTGCTCCCCCCAGCTGCCCTCGGGGCTGCCTGAGGACCCTCGAGCACCACCGAGTGTTGGGGTTCACCACCCCCCGCCCCTGCTCCTGTTTCCCTCCCTGCTTCCTATGAGATGGCTGCTGCTTGGCCATCCCACGGCAAAGAGATTGTCCCCAAGGGATGCTGAAATTGCCTCCCAGACTCCGGGCTGCCCTGGGAGAGGCTCTGAAAAGCTCCGGTCCGGCCAAGACCACCTAAGGATGCAGCCGCGCGCCGGCCCTCGGTGTCTCGCATGGGGCTGCACCAGTTAACAAGGGGCTGATTATACGGGAGACGTTGGAGCGGGATGATGaaattttcctcctcctcctggcggGCCACCCGCCAAACCTCCCAGGCATGAGACAGGGAGCGGATGAGCTAAGATCCTGTGTGCTCATCTCGTGTCTCGGAGGAGCCCCGACAAAAAATAATCAGCGAAATGGGAaagattcccccccccccccccccgtaaAAAAGGAGCCCTCTTTGCTTTGCCCCCCCATGGGTcattctgccctggtgagggGTTGAGCTCCACAGCTGTGCCAACATCCCTGTGTGCAGCAGACGTTTCCTTGGGTATGGTGTGGTGATATCCATCACCCCATCCTGCCACCCACTTCTCTGGGTGGCCCTTGGGCACCCCAATATCATCACCCAGAGGCGATCACAGCTTTCCCATGGGATGGCCCATCCTCAAGCAGCTGCTGAACCCCAAAGATGGaaatggggtatggggggagaAACTGAGGCGGGGACATCCTGATGACAGTGGGTCagcacatccccatggctgccgcccccagctcagggcatggccatcccatccccacagtGGGCATCTGGGATGAGTGCTGTCACCTGGGCTGCCCCATGGCCACATTCACTGCTCACCCCCATTGGGGACCAACAGGTGCCAGGGTGTCACCATGTCCCCTCCCGTCCCCGTGTGCCCCATGCTCGGGGCTGGGGACTGGGATGCTCCGTGCACCGGGGCTGAGTGGGGAGCGGTGCACATCTGGATTTCTCACGCTTGTGTTCAACGTCCCTCCTCAACCagatggcaaaaataaataaatagaataaatcaGAGCCTCCTGACACAAATTGGGAACTCACGCCCGGGCTCTGTGTTTCATGAGTCTCCCTGGAAGGCAGTCAAACGCAGGGAGGACAATGGGTTCACTTCTCCCTGGTGTCGGGTCATTCCCAGTTAAGGCTCATTAGCGGCAGGCGGGGATTAACTCTTCCTTGCCTGGAAAAGTGGATACCTCTGGAGTGCAGGGCAGACCCAGAACTGCCAAAACCCGGATCCCTCAcctccctatggggctgtgAGGCCCCCAGCCCATGCCATCTCCCCACCGCCCCGTGCCGCCACCCCGCAGCCATCCCCAGACATAGGCAGTTGGATGGGGCTGACATCGGCCCGCTCTGatcccaccctgcagccagACCCGCACGCACCGGGGCAAACCGTCACGGAGGGAGCCTATAAGCGGCTCCCCTTTGGacatgggagcagaggaaa of Gallus gallus isolate bGalGal1 chromosome 15, bGalGal1.mat.broiler.GRCg7b, whole genome shotgun sequence contains these proteins:
- the LIF gene encoding leukemia inhibitory factor, whose product is MRLIPAGVVPFVALLLLQRRPVSGRALLGTSSACPTNGLCRANVLEQTRRQVALLNATAQDLFSLYLKCQGEPFSSESDRLCSPSGIFFPPFHVNRTTERKEVMVAMYKLFAFLNASLGNITRDQEELNPMAKELLNRLHNTTKTTRGLISNLTCLLCKHYNIFQVDVSYGESSKDKSAFKKKQQGCQVLRKYVQVIAQAARVLLPHLSPA